The window CGCATCGCCGTGACTTCGAAATTCGTCCACGTAATCGAGGTCGAGACTCCCTGGAATTTTGTCGTTCCCAATACCCTCCACCTTATACGGAGAGCCTTCGACCATTTCTCCAGTATTAAAGAAGGGTGCGATCATCGATCCCTCCGGGTCCACACCGACGATCCGTACCGAGTCGCTCTGCTCCTTCAGGTAGCGACCCACACCTGTAATGGTGCCACCGGTACCTGCAGACGCGACGAAATGGGTGACCTTCCCCTCGCTCTGCTCCCAGATCTCGAGGCCAGTCGTCGCGTAATGAGCGTCCGGATTAGCCTGGTTGTAGAACTGATTTGCCAGCACTGCACCCGGTGTTTCGGCCGTGATGCTTCGAGCCTGCTGCAGATAGTGGTCGGGATGATCCGGAGGTACGGCCGTGGGCGTGATTACGACCTCGGCGCCGAATGCACGAAGCAGCTTCACCTTCTCGCTGCTCATCTTGTCCGGCATCGTGCAAATGCACTTGTAGCCCTTCAGGGAGGCCGCCATCGCGAGCGCGAGGCCAGTGTTGCCCCCGGTCGCCTCGACGACGGTCCCGCCCGGCTTCAAGGTGCCATCCGCCTCCGCGGCTTCGATCATCGCGAGTCCGATTCGGTCCTTGATCGAACCACCTGGACCCATGAATTCACACTTCACGTAGACCGGTGTGCGACACCCATCTGTTACCGCGTTGAGGCGCACCATCGGCGTCCATCCGATGAGATCGAGAACGCTGTCGTATGGGCGCGGGTGACGCTCAGCCATGTTTTACAAATCCAGACGGTGAGTGGTTTGTCAGCTTTGGGGTGCGCCAAGGGTATCCGGTCGGGGGCGTTTCGAGAAACGTACCGGCACCTCGGCCCAAACTTGGATTCGATCGCCGTCTTCCTGCCGAGCTGGCGTGAAACGAAGATGGCGAGCCCCCTCCGTAGCGGCGGAGTCGAAGGCGGCGTGTCCTGAAGATTCGACGACCTCGACGCTGTCGACGCCCCCCGTATCTCCGACGAGAAC of the Longimicrobiales bacterium genome contains:
- a CDS encoding pyridoxal-phosphate dependent enzyme, encoding MAERHPRPYDSVLDLIGWTPMVRLNAVTDGCRTPVYVKCEFMGPGGSIKDRIGLAMIEAAEADGTLKPGGTVVEATGGNTGLALAMAASLKGYKCICTMPDKMSSEKVKLLRAFGAEVVITPTAVPPDHPDHYLQQARSITAETPGAVLANQFYNQANPDAHYATTGLEIWEQSEGKVTHFVASAGTGGTITGVGRYLKEQSDSVRIVGVDPEGSMIAPFFNTGEMVEGSPYKVEGIGNDKIPGSLDLDYVDEFRSHGDAEAFRMARRVSREEGLFAGGSAGLMVHTAVELAKELDDPDAFVVTLICDWGERYLSKTYDDEWMRENGFLERPRRSSLLEAVAGKDGRVSGLVTVEPTTPIRIALSAITAHDIGQLPVVRDGECIGSITESRLMAQIIEDPELLDKTSETVMGAPFPVLEGHVDAEEIRPLLARDNAACLVRDDGELVGIITRYDVVQALAG
- a CDS encoding energy transducer TonB, with translation MKRIPDDSTGLRGSRRSVGLWVAGCVAMGGCAADGKIQEPRPLGEIPIEYPLHMWDQDMEGETVLRVLVGDTGGVDSVEVVESSGHAAFDSAATEGARHLRFTPARQEDGDRIQVWAEVPVRFSKRPRPDTLGAPQS